The segment ACTATAATTCATATTGAAAAATATATATTGACCTTACTGCCAACCTTACATCAAACAAAGTAACAGACATAAATTAATATTGAGCACATATCTAAATTAAGTCATTGTTGTATTCTATGCATGTTTCCTACTAAGATAAGATACTTGGTATCTAGTTTTATTGTACCAACTCGATGTAATGATTGTGAATTAATAAAATCCTTCCTTTATCTAAGATAAATAAATATACCTTGCAGTATAGCTTGAACTTCTTGTAGTACAGGTTGTCAGCCAGAATCATTAAAGCATGTCTCCTTGTAACTGCAAACCACTACAACAAGAACAGAGAAAGGACTTAAATTAGATTTCCGCTCAGCTATCCATGTAAAGTGTTCATCGAATGATATACCACAAATAGAGTTTGATACCAGCAAGTATTTTATATCCTAACAAATTAGTATAGAGAATAACTGTACCTGGGCACCCTTTCTAAAATCCCTCTCATCTATTTCAGGATACATCTCAGGAGCGTACCTTCCACTGCCATGTGGACCTGGATCCTTGAAACTTAAAAGATGAAAAACAAAGGcaggacaaaaaaaaaacaaagtgaGTGGATATGAACATCTTCAAGAGAGAAAAAAGGTTCACATATCCTACTTTTCAAAAGGATTTTGAAATATAAGTTTATAGTGTTCTCACCAATCCACGAAGCTAACATTTGTTCCCATCAGGTAGTTATACACATAATCAAATGAATGCAGTGGAACACAGCTGTGAAATAAAGCAAAGATGACTCAGTAATTGAGAACAAAGGATAAAAAAGGGAATCACCATAATCGGGGTCCAAACCTGTCAGAAAGCAAGATAAAAACTTGATTATCAACATCTTCCAGTGCATTCGCTAATAGTCTCTTCTCAGCATCAACCATTGAAATCAATCCCCATACTACCTGCATAACAAATACATACTCTGCTCAATGTTATCAATCTCAAAATTACAGCATAAGCAATATGATAGTCCATTAGCAGAGAAGAATTCCAATTACGATTCATTCAATTTGCAAGTGGTGGAACAGTAAGTATTCTCAATCCAGATTGCTAGTAGCGCTTTTGTTAGAACTAGACCTACTGTTGTAGGTTGTGGGTTTTAAACAGTAATATTCTCAACCTAGAATGCTATCTTTATTCTTTATCAAGTCACTTTGGTGTGTTCAACTTCAACATGAGTTAAGTCCTATAGTCCTGCACAAAGCATGTAAAACTTCTGTAACTACTGTTTGGTTAATTGCTATTGCTGATTATTGCTACAATGAAGTAAAATCCTAGTTCAAAAGAAGTATCTGATGGCACCCAAGGTCAACCACTTGTACATTCTTCATTCATTATTGACCAGAGGGAGGTTTTTTTTTAGACAAAAGGTTTGGAAATATAATGGATTGAGTTTACAAGATGAAACCCTGATAAAGCAGATAGACAAAAGTGTTAAATCCAAATGTCCGAAACACAGACGAAAATGCAATGATGACATGCTGTGGTCCTTTCTAGATGTGTCAGGGTTCGCTGTGTGTAGGTGGCTGCGTTCTGGGTCCTCTGGCTGATGCCCGCCATGGGAAGTGGGAGCCGATGGTCACTCTTGCAACAAGCTTGGCAACAATGATGCATGGTGGGTTCCATCGGTTGCCTGTTGCCATTGTACACTTGTTTGTTGGTAGGTTGCTTAGGGTTACTTGTCCAGGCTACAATGATGCATGTTCAGGTTTTTCGCCCAGTTTTCCTCAGTAAACCATGTGTTTGTAAGGTTTTTGGGCCTAGTTTCCCTCATAAACTAGGTCAATTCTTTTCTACCTATTCAGAGTTGCTTTGgggaaaaaaaatgaaacataGACGAAAATTATTACCGCATCACTGTGAATATCCCGACCAGCAAACAAAGAACTAGTATGAACCGGCTTTTCACGTGATGCGTGCACATAGATGGAGTATCTTCCCTCATGTCCCTGTTCAAAGAAGGCACAGTGATTCAATTTTCTTTAAAAGTCACATGAATCATATATGAGATGGGAAGTATTACATCACATAAACACAGAGGGTTAGTACCAACAAGGGAGGAGATTACAGTGAGTACTGGCTACTACTTGCTACAAATCTTACCAGCTTTGGTCCCTATATGGTGAAAACATAGGCTTAACCTATTTATACAGATAAAACAACCTATCTACTACTTGCTAGGAGCATTGTTACCTCTATCAAATGAAGGTTCATAGGGGAATCAACATGTTGGCCCAatgttatatactcatatttcaAGAATACATACTACAAACAAGTAAGTATATCCACTAAATTGTTTCTCTGGAACCAACCTAGGTGTCGTTATACATTTGAAGGACTTATGGTTCCTTGCAGTTCAAGGAAAGTAGGAAACAGATAGATCCTTGAAAGGCTTATAATCCTTAAGTGGCACAAAAACAAGTACATCTTAAGTGGCACAAAGACAACAAGTACATTTTGACCAACCTGTAAAAACTTCTCCCACAATTTCTCAAAGGGCAATGAACCTGGTGTCAAGAACATAAGGGCGATCTTTGGATTTTTTGACACAGGCATGGGCATTGAAAGGATATCCCTAATAACTACAGATGAAATAATCTCCTCGTCAGTCCGCTCCCGATGGCCCATGGAAGGGAGCCAATCCTTGAAATTCGTACATACACTTGAAGCAGAGAGGTAGCACTTAGAGAAGCGCCGCGGTGGGAAGACATAAGCCCCAATCAACACGATGCAAACCATAGACAAGAGCACGATTATCCACATGGGCTTCTTGGCTGTAGCCCGGTGGCGCTGAGGAATCATGACAGTCATATCCTTGCTATCCACTGTACACTTTTGGTACTTTTTATCTCATCATCTCCATCTTTAGACCATCTAAAACTCTTTCTTCACCATCAAACTGGGTAATTCAGCTGCTACACCAGGGCAGGCAACgtttttttcctttctttccTGCAGTTGCAATCCAAGGGAAACAAAGCATTAATACATACATGGATCCCATCGAAATGATTCAGAAACACCAAATAATGCTCCTACATACTTTCATATTGACACATTTCAAGTCAACTCACCAAGATTTGTCCCTACAATTCTACCACAACCGAGCAGTCCACCCAAGTAATTTGGTGGTTGTTCTAGTACATATTGCGACGCACTAACTAGTTTAAGTCACGATCTGTTCTGGAAATTGTGATGcaagctactaacattgaggGAGCAGCACCACTTTATCTAAAGCTTTGTAAGTCGGTCGAGCAATCCAGAAAAAGTGTGTCGAGGTAGGTGATCTACAATGTCCAAAGCAGgcgatttgcacaagaaagacagcGGCCGagtccacggcggcggcggccagcgaAAAGTCAAGCTCTGACCAAATCAAACCAAACCAAACAACCCCTTCCCATTCGCATTACCCTGTCGATCCGGTCAGCGCCACCCGCAGCAACCAACCCCAACGGCCCAAACCCAAGCTAAATCACAGCGCCAGCACCGGAAATCGGTTCTCACTTCACGTAAAAATCGAAGCTTTACACCCAAAACAACCCACTCCAAATCGCACGGAAACCTCCAGCTTTCACGCAACCGAGCCCAATGCAGGGAGCAGTTAGAAACTAGAAACACAGCATGAATGGCACGAACCTGGTAAAGGATTTGGAGAGTGAGAGGAGAGGAGTGCAGCGAGGTGGGGTTCACCGGCTGGAGCTCGCTGTCTCCTCCGCCCGCCGGGGATCTGGAGGCTGCGGAGATCGATCGGATTTGGAGGGCGCAAGTGGAGATGGAGGTGGAGCTGAGGCGACGAGGCCACGAGGGAGGCAGTATAAAGAAAAGGATTAATTAAGCTAGAACTGGCACTAGTATTATGCTCAATGGAATGGGTTGGGTTAGAGGTGGAAGCTTGGCTGGCTCTTGGCTATTGGCATGAATAGCCTATTGCTGCTTGCTTCTTGCGGATGGCTGATGATGGGTTTCCAATTGGAGGCAGCAGGAAcgaaatgagagagagagagagagagagagagagagagagagagagagagcaagtGTGGGGGGCTGGGGGCTGAGAAAATTTGGATTAAAGTGACGTTTGGCCGTGCGCTTTTGCGTCTGGGACCTCGTAAACTTTATCCTTTCTGAGCTCCGGTGGAATCAGAAATTTCTTTCCGAGCTCCGGTGGGATTAGGAATTGACAAATTGTCCTCCTCTTCTGATTCAGGTTCTCTAGATTTGGGCGTTTGCCGAAGACAATCATGGTACTGAATCTAGAATAATACTAGTAGTATTTTTCACCAGTCACATTAAATTTTCATAGGTCCACGAAAAGTGTTTGTGTTGCGAAAATATCTGGACTTTGTGGAGAGATCAATAACAAAAAGGGGTCTTTTTCTTCTTGCAAGCTAGGATGATATAATATAGTATTATGTATAGTATTATTAATATAGAAACATGatataatatatgtataaaTTTATTAGTGTAATTGTGAAGATTATATCCATAATGGATGATGTGTCTTGCTGATGTGAATATCATAATTCTTGTGCTAGTAAACTTTAATTATAAATGATAGTAGAATGTTAAGATGAACATCTTATATGTCAAGAGAAATTACTAGTAGCAAATGATAtcataagagttatagattctAGGAAATTTACACGGTCTCCTCATTAAGCAATGGGAGAAGATAGTtactgtgagctgtgagaggtCTACTTTTTCAAGGTCGATCCTAAAACTTGTCCATTCTTCTTATCGTGAGTCAGAAACATGGTTTTTATACCCTCTTCCAGTCTCCAGAAGAATGTCGCCCTCGGATTTTACTTACTTGGAAACTTTCCTTTTACAATCCGAAAGAGGAATACCTTTGCTTAAATACTCAACTTGCTGTACCTTCGGTAGAAAAGTACATGTGCTTGCTACAATACAAGCGATGAGTACGAAGACTGCAGGCACCGAAGAATATTCGCACGACGCCAAAGAGAAGAACCTTTGACCACTCACGGAGAGCCCCCATGGACAGCAGGGGGAAAAAAACGTCTGGATCTACCTAGCACTAGCAGCGACAATAACCTCCAACGGCCAAAAGACAGAAGCTGGATCTGCAGTGGATGGCATCCGGGCACTAACAGAAAACGAAAGCCGTCTGAGGCTGTTCCACTTGCGAGCATGCATCCATCCATCCAGGCAAGCGGAGATCTGCTAGAGACAAAATTAGGTGGGCTGGCCTTTGGCCATGCATGCTTTCATTCTGTCTCCGGCTCTCCGCCCTCAGCATTCAGCAGCTTCCGAGAGGATGCCTGCCATGCATCGGCATGCTTCCAAATACTGGTGGTGATGCAGCAGATAACGCCTTCTCTGGCATATGATTTGTGTACGATCTACCCCTGCTGGTCGGAACAATATCATGTGCAACAACGATCTACTACCCTGACCTATCATCTGACACAATTAACCGGATAAGGTCAACACACTACTGTTAATGTCATTCTCAAATCTCAAGATGAAGTCTGCTCTTCGCTCCGCTGGCGACAAGATTACACccaaataataatagtaataataataataaataaaaattgTAATGTTCAAGCTAATGGGCATCGCGCTTATTCAACTATGGACATGTGCACCAGTATCTTACAATAAATTAATAATGGTACATAAAAACAGTGCCCGTCAAGCACCAGAGGAAAACAAGGTACAGAAATAAACAGTGTTGGTGGGGGAAAATCTGATACCGAATTTACAACCTCAGGCTGAACAAAACAGACTGCTCCCGGAACCTTCCGGGGAATTTGGTCTTATTGTTGACACGGCGGACTGTACAATATTCACCGTGCTTCGTCTTCTAGGTTGCGGAATCCGGCTGTAAGGTCGTCATACAGTTTCTTGAATTTTCCGACTagagcttcttcaccttcagctGGATCCTCGAACTTTTGTGAACTGTTGGGAAGAGGGGGATATCATTAACAATTAATCGTCATAAATCATTGAGAAGAGAATCACAACCAGTATCGCTTTGGATGTACTTACACTAGGCGATAGAAAAGATCACCGAGGCGATGCTTTATAACACTGTAGGTTATCTTTTGCCCATCAGCACTAGCAGCTCTTTCCACAGCCTGCAAAGGTTATAGATTCAGATAGCTTCAACTTAAGGTATTTCATGTGctattatattaaaaaaaagtttcagTATATGTAAATATGAAGTTATAAACCATTTCTGTCATGAGCCCATGGGCCATGGCTCAACATTAATCAATATATCCTCCAAAGGTGATCGAACATTTTTAATTGAGAAAACACACGCCctttaattaaaaaataataatctgCTTGTGcttatgtgacataagactgaTGAAGTACTAAAAGGTAAAAGTAAAGAAGAATACCTGGTTCGCTAATGTGTTGAAATGAATAATATTGCGCATCATCCAAACAGATTTGTAGAACGGGCAAAACTTGTCATATCTATTTTGAGAAGTGGAATCAGGGTCAGAAAGGCTATACATTTACAAGACAGGCAATTCATACAGATCAGCCTAATTATAGAGTAGCACTCACGGTGTGAATGCATTCTGCGCCAAGTAATCTTCCCTAAGGAGCTTTGCAGTCTCCAGAGTAATCTTGTCACTTTCTGCCAGTGCATCTTTGCCAACAAGCTGTATGGTGAAAATATCAGTCCAAGTGAAGTCATAAATTACGCAATGCAAAGGACTCCAATCTTTCTATCGAACCTTTCAAGACTTGCATTAAACTAAACATGCAAATCAAATTGTCTTAAACAGATTCAATGTCTGTTCAAACAAAAAATCCAGGGTGAAAAAAAAGGAACCAGGAAGACAGAAGAGCCTGTTTTTTTTACTATTCCTTCTGTGCAATTATAGGAACATACACCACAAAATCAGTGACTGGCTTCCATCAGATTCAGAAAAATCAGAGTTGGTACATATACACTTGCAAACCTACACCCAACATATCACCCTACATCCAATGCCCCACTGTGAGCAAATTAATTCTATAACAGGATATGCCAACAAATCCTAGAATGGGATCCATGGCAATTGATGCATAGAAGAAAAAGGATACCTGgacaatttcatttagatcatccTCTCTCTGTAATACTTCACGTGCTTTTGTCCTAATATCAATGAAGTCCGGATCAAACTTTTCGTAGAAGGATTCCAGAGCCTTAAGGACAAAACATAGTATGTCAGTATAACACAAATGCCCCAGGAGCCATGAAGAAACCTCATAAAAGATGACATGTAGAACCATATATACAGCAAAGGCAATTAATAACTGCCTACATATTTGCCAAGTAGCGATGTCTTGTGTATGCACTTATAATGCTATATTCATGGTTCATGTGATACATGATGTAAATACAAGGTGAACACAGGACCAGGAATCATTAGGTTTAGATGTTAGAGAAGCACTGTGGAATAAAAAtactaaacaaaaaaaaaatacaaaatagcACAGTTTTCAATCTGTGGTTTGAGTTATCACTCGATACTAAAGGTACTAGTTCAAATCAGTTTGAAACACTAAACTACATTGTAGATATTTAAAACAATGATAATTCAAGTGAACCTAATCAATTGATGCAGTGACTTCAGATAACTCATAAAAAGTATAGTTGATGGAACCATGTTATACAGGGAGCTGAATATATCTGGGAAAAGCAGTCATGGATCATGTTCCCAGTTTGCTTCTTTTCTTATTGGTTGTGCTTTAGAATTCAAAGGACTGTGATTGGATTGACATCCTGGGCAAGTTAGGGAATAACCTTGGAGTATTTTGAATATGAAATGAGCCAATTCACAGATGGGAAATGCTTTCTTTGAGCCAGCTTCTTATCCAATCCCCAGAAGACCTGCACTCAAGAGCAGTTAGTGACATCAAAGTAATGAAGACGATGTCATTAGATTGAACCTAAAGGGGAATAGTTGAACTTTACCTGTACAATACTAAGGGTTGCAGAGGTAACAGGATCTGAGAAATCACCACCAGGAGGAGAGACAGCACCGACAATTGTGACACTGCCAGTCCGATCTGGACTGCCAAGGCATTTCACCTTCCCAGCACGTTCATAAAACGATGCCAACCGTGCAGCCAAATATGCAGGGTAACCACTATCTGCAGGCATTTCAGCCTGGAGTATATTGATCACTGTTAGTACAAGAAAATCACAATGCTATGCAGTAAAGCAGCAAAGCTTACTAAAGCATTAAGCCATTCAGACACAACTTCTCCATTACAGCTGAGCAGACCATGGGATAcagggaagaaaagaaaaatgatagctggaaggaagaaaaggcatcATACCAAACGTCCTGAAATTTCACGCAATGCTTCAGCCCATCGGGAAGTAGAATCAGCCATCATACTGACATTATATCCCATGTCACGGAAATACTCAGCTATCGTAATTCCTGggtacaaaaagaaaaaaaaatagaaaaaaaagcaCATCATCATTCTGTTGATTCAGAAAACATCAGTTGACTCCTTTTAGCATGTTAGAGGAAATAGACATGCTCAACCACTTCAATAGTGTTAAATCACTACAAGATCTAGGGCTCTGGGCACGAAGTTCTGAACATAAACTGAACAACAAGAATAGTTGGGGATATATCAAGTTATCAGCAGATGCTTATATCTGCATGTGCTAAGTTCTTTTACTTTTCCAAACATTGTGTTGTTCCCATCTGTGCCAGATGGCGCTAGAAATTCTTACTTACAAAAATAAACAGTATGACATAGTCACAGATAGATAATAGGTCACAAGTCGGCAAGTTATAAGCTTGTAACAGAACTCATGCCTACATAAGTGGAAACAATCTGGTCAAGAAAAGAACTATGATCTGGTCAAGAAATGCACTACAACAACCTAGTCGAGAAAACAATCTAGAAACAGAACTCATGCCTATATAAGTGGCAAAAATCTCAACACATAAGTGTACCTGTATAAATGGATGCTTCACGAGCAGCAACAGGCATGTTGGAGGTGTTAGCCACAAGAGTTGTTCTTTTCATGACAGACTCTTCACGTCCATCAGGCAATGTCATTGTCAATTGTGGGAAGTCCATAAGGACCTCAGCCATCTCATTCCCTCGTTCCCCACAACCCACGTAAACCACAGCTTCAGAATTGGAATACTGTTTTATAAGGCAATTTGGGTCAGCAAAAGCAGGAGGTTTAAGACACTTTAAAAGCCAGAATGTAGGATTGGACAACACTGGCAGCTGAGGAAAACATCAAATAGAAGTAAGACCTTTGAAAGTGCTTGACTAATGACAGTTTTTCCACATCCAAATGCTCCAGGAATAGCACATGTCCCTCCAAGCACTGAGGGAAACAATGCATCGAGCACACGCTGAAACCAATTACAAAACATGTGAGACATACAAAGACTCAATGGAGCTGGACAGGAAAGTTTTACTTTATTATTGCTTCAATACCTGTCCTGTTAAGAGAGGTGTGTCAGCAGCAAGCTTTGACGAAACAGGCCTTGGTGAACGTACAGGCCATGTCTGCAGAGCACAAATATGATAATTATTCAGACATTTAAAACTATGGTAGTATATTAACTATTTAACTTATTAATTAAGACTTAGAAAAGAGATAATGCTTCACCTGGAGCATAGTAAATTGCTTTTTGATTCCCTGAAATTCCAATTCCAGTACTGTATCCTGCATTTATATCAAACAACAACAGCGAAAAAATGGATCAAGCATATTTAAGCAAAAATAAAGGAAAATGTAGCAGAAAAGGCATAATATATGTACTACTAACCTGCAAACTGTACTGACCAGCAGGGGCAATGTAGCTTATTTTCCCCATAGAACCAGGAGGAAGGGCAACATGGTGTTGCATCAGTGTATTCTCAAATACAGTCTGCAAGATAGTTGTCGATATTAGATTGTGCATGTTAGGCATTGTGTCAATGGATCGAATAATCAGAAAACTTCAGCAAGATAGTAATAAATTAAAAAGGAAAACTGATATCTCTGTACTCACAGCATATAGATCTCCACCCGTGATGGCATCTCCTACGCCTGAAAGAAATGACTAAAATTAGTGCTCTTTCTGTACAGGACAAAACTTGATACGAGGTATTTAGACACCATGCTTAGCTTTTATAGACATCTCACACACAAATTACCTAGCTTCTTTGGCTGAAATTCCCACAGCTGATCTTTGTCAAGGGCAGGGACTGATACACCACGTGGTATGTACACGTCCCCAGATTTGATCGCAATTGTTTTTAGAGGGCGCTGCAAAGGGATGATAGGAGGCCATATCATCAGAACAGATGTACCTGAGTTAATACTATTATGTGTTTGTTACATTTATGTACCTGAATTCCATCAAATATATTCCCAAGAATGCCAGGCCCCAATTCAACTGAGAGAGGCTGCATGAAAAATAGCCATGACACAGTTAGAGGGGAAAAAACAAGAAACCTACACAACTACATGCCGAAATCAACACAAACAATACCTTTCTTGTTCTCAACACTGGGTCATTAACCATCAGCCCAGCTGTTTCCTCATAAACTGCAAAATAGTTGTAGCGATTGGGTAATTCATTGAGTGAATTTCTTTAGTGTTTTCAAGACCATATAATCAACATGAACAGGAGGATTGGGACTGCACTGTACAATACCTTGAATTGTAGCTGAGTCACCCTCAAGACGAATAATTTCCCCGATGAGGTTATCATGTCCAACACGAACAAGTTCATACATGGCAGCACCACCCATTCCATCAGCCACAACGACAGGTCCGGAGACCTAGAGGAGACACAGATACATCATGAGATACCGTAGTACAGAGTAATGATCAAAACACTGCCTAAAGTTTAAACTAACTAATTCTCCAATTTAATTGCTAGGTTGTGTAAACTGCACACTTGACCGCAAATTTCATAAATCATAATCCAACCCAATACCATCATGCTAGTTTCCCGATATGCAGACTGAGAACAGAGCTGCAGGCTGCAGCAGCCAACTCTCAGTAGCATAACAGTAATCCACAAAAAAGAGACGGCATCTCTACTGGTCCAAAAATCATTAGAACGTAACTAGACCGTCCAATAGAACGAATTCCCCGTAGATTCAATTTGACCCAAATATCATCAGTGGAATCCCAGCAAAGTTGCATGGCAAGTACCGCGCAGAACATTCCCGCACCCAGATGCTCCAGTGATTGGGACAACACTCAAATTCGCAGACAAGACCGCTACGGTTCCGTGATCCAGAACCAACCTGGCAAGACATCACGCGAACCGAGAGGCAGGGTCTAGTCTAATGATCCAGGGAGCAGGGACGGGAGAGGACAGAGGAGGACGCGAACCTTGCGGACGTAGCCGTACTCGCTCTCCTTCTCGCTGTCCTCGAAGGTGGTGACGCGCTCGCCGAACGCCATGGTCGCCGCCGGCTAGGGGTCGTCGGCCGGCGTCGGATCGAGAGAGAAGGGTCGCGCTCGATCTAGGCTAGACTGTGGGGAAACTGAAACGGATGGATGGAGAAGGGGGCCACGATTACAGAAACGGAtttttcttcctttttcttttccgagtataaaagaaatatttattgttgcattattgtttttttcttttttgtcaaTACAAGAAATAAACTATCGCAGTGATTAGAAAAAGGATTCTGCTACCGGTACTCGTGACAGTGAGTCGTGACACGTGGAGCTGTAAGCTATGCGATGCTTTATGTCCTTTTTGGCCCGACTGTGCTTTCAGTCTCAGCTGTTGGCATATACACGGGTGGTACTCCCTCATTTTGcttaagaaaaaaaattactccctcattttgctaaaaaaagtGAGCTACTCCCTCGTCTCATTCTCCTAGGACAGTCAAAATACTTTCAATTTTATCAAacatataaaaatattaatctttatattgtataattagtattttctctgttctaaattataaaatatttttattatttctaGATTCATAACTTTTATTAGATATCTAGACATAACATGCAGGAGCTATGAATCtagaaaaacaaaaactcttTTTAAAGCAACTCCAAGAGTCTCTAGATTTTAGTACCCTCCAACAACAGCTTATTTATTTGGTTATATCTAAATATAGTCATATTCTACTTTGAATTTTTGTAAGGCAAAAATAAAAAACCAAAATAATTCTCTAGAATGCAAAGATATAAAAAGTCTGTTAAAGAAccaaaatatattaaaaaaaattctacGCAAATATCTCTTCAGATAATGATTCTGACAGTAAGCTTTATAAAGACTTGAATATGTTTTATTACAGTGAAGCAAGCATATAAAACCATTGTAATCCACGGTCCATGATCTCTGGGCCAGCTTATCCCCTCACAGCCCGGCTACAGTCGCAGGCCGCAGCTTTTACATACCGGCCCAGGTTAGCGTTTGTCACTCCCCACTTCGCTGAACCAGAGGAAGCAGATGCAGAACCGTCTGCTTCAGCATTCTCCTCCTCCATGCTTGCGCGCGGCGGCGTAGCTAGTCCAGGGCCAGAGGAAAGCTCCGCAGCAAGCGCGTAGCAGCAGGGAGGGAGAGCGCGCCGCGCCTGTCCGCTGCTTGAGCGGGTGCCACGAGGGGAAGAGGTATGGTGCTCCTTGCTTCTTAGGCCCCAACTCAAATTTGTTGGTTGTACTGCACGAACTTGCTGTTGCAGGAACAGCCATCAATCCCGGTATCCCTGCATCTGAAATTCTGATTCCAGTTGCTGCAATTGATCGAAATACAATGGAAGTTCTGGGAGCAGCCTGCTGCTGGTGCGGGTCTGTTGACGGTTAAGCTTGTCCATATATAACTTGTTTTGTGCACTTTGTGAGTTTGTGACTGGGTTCAGATTTCCAGTACACTTATTTGTCGAAGCAAGGCTAGTTTTAGGAAAGGTTAGCGCCTTATCAGCTAGCATAGTGCTGCtaactccat is part of the Sorghum bicolor cultivar BTx623 chromosome 10, Sorghum_bicolor_NCBIv3, whole genome shotgun sequence genome and harbors:
- the LOC110430850 gene encoding uncharacterized protein LOC110430850; translated protein: MTVMIPQRHRATAKKPMWIIVLLSMVCIVLIGAYVFPPRRFSKCYLSASSVCTNFKDWLPSMGHRERTDEEIISSVVIRDILSMPMPVSKNPKIALMFLTPGSLPFEKLWEKFLQGHEGRYSIYVHASREKPVHTSSLFAGRDIHSDAVVWGLISMVDAEKRLLANALEDVDNQVFILLSDSCVPLHSFDYVYNYLMGTNVSFVDCFKDPGPHGSGRYAPEMYPEIDERDFRKGAQWFAVTRRHALMILADNLYYKKFKLYCKPAEGRNCIADEHYLPTLFNMVDPGGISNWSVTNVDWSEGKWHPRSYSADDVTYDLLKNITAIDENIHVTSDDKKLVMQKPCLWNGSKRPCYLFARKFNPEALDNLLKLFTSYTSV
- the LOC8069380 gene encoding V-type proton ATPase catalytic subunit A, whose product is MAFGERVTTFEDSEKESEYGYVRKVSGPVVVADGMGGAAMYELVRVGHDNLIGEIIRLEGDSATIQVYEETAGLMVNDPVLRTRKPLSVELGPGILGNIFDGIQRPLKTIAIKSGDVYIPRGVSVPALDKDQLWEFQPKKLGVGDAITGGDLYATVFENTLMQHHVALPPGSMGKISYIAPAGQYSLQDTVLELEFQGIKKQFTMLQTWPVRSPRPVSSKLAADTPLLTGQRVLDALFPSVLGGTCAIPGAFGCGKTVISQALSKYSNSEAVVYVGCGERGNEMAEVLMDFPQLTMTLPDGREESVMKRTTLVANTSNMPVAAREASIYTGITIAEYFRDMGYNVSMMADSTSRWAEALREISGRLAEMPADSGYPAYLAARLASFYERAGKVKCLGSPDRTGSVTIVGAVSPPGGDFSDPVTSATLSIVQVFWGLDKKLAQRKHFPSVNWLISYSKYSKALESFYEKFDPDFIDIRTKAREVLQREDDLNEIVQLVGKDALAESDKITLETAKLLREDYLAQNAFTPYDKFCPFYKSVWMMRNIIHFNTLANQAVERAASADGQKITYSVIKHRLGDLFYRLVSQKFEDPAEGEEALVGKFKKLYDDLTAGFRNLEDEAR